A genomic stretch from Deltaproteobacteria bacterium includes:
- a CDS encoding KR domain-containing protein, translated as MGGITVLVTGATGTVGTYATYFLAHQGKVDHIYLLSRDAQKMATTLYNARIIAL; from the coding sequence ATGGGCGGGATCACTGTCTTAGTGACTGGGGCCACCGGCACGGTTGGCACCTATGCTACCTACTTTTTGGCGCACCAGGGTAAGGTGGATCACATATACCTTCTTTCAAGAGACGCACAAAAGATGGCTACCACCCTGTACAATGCCAGGATCATTGCCCTAA